Proteins from one Emys orbicularis isolate rEmyOrb1 chromosome 2, rEmyOrb1.hap1, whole genome shotgun sequence genomic window:
- the LOC135873862 gene encoding microtubule nucleation factor SSNA1-like, which yields MTQQGAVLQGYNNELVKCVEDLCMQREELNKQIQQAEVEKNKLQHEIRILSEQLECVCENLAQKTASRNELDKILAETETAYMKILDSSRMLLNVLKKEVGNLNKTAELKSNVT from the coding sequence atgactcagcaggGAGCTGTTCTGCAGGGTTACAATAATGAGCTGGTGAAATGCGTTGAAGACTTATGCATGCAAAGAGAAGAACTGAACAAGCAGATCCAGCAAGCGGAAGTGGAAAAGAATAAACTCCAGCATGAAATCCGAATCCTGTCTGAGCAACTGGAGTGTGTCTGTGAAAACTTGGCCCAGAAGACAGCCTCACGGAACGAGCTTGATAAAATCCTTGCTGAAACTGAAACTGCTTATATGAAGATTTTGGATAGTTCTAGAATGCTGCTAAATGTCCTGAAGAAGGAAGTGGGGAATTTAAACAAAACTGCAGAGCTGAAAAGCAACGTAACCTGA